Proteins from a single region of Microbacterium sp. zg-Y818:
- a CDS encoding ABC transporter ATP-binding protein — protein MKLELRGITKRFGSLVANDRIDLTVEPGEIHALLGENGAGKSTLMNVLYGLYQADEGEILLDGVPQHFRGPGDAMAAGIGMVHQHFMLIPVFTVAENVMLGHESTKGLGGLDLAAARAHVRAVADRFGFDVDPDATVGDLPVGVQQRVEIIKALSRDAKVLVFDEPTAVLTPQETDELMTIMRQLRDEGTSIVFITHKLREVREVADRITVIRLGAVVGAAAPTASNTELASLMVGRAVELTVQKQPPRLGEGGLEVRDLRVLTHHGAIVVDAVSFDVRPGEVLAIAGVQGNGQTELVEAIVGLAGRVEGSISLDGTELVGRSVRGILDAGVGFVPEDRNEDGLVGEFSVAENLILDRSSDRAFVRWGTIMRKTLDRFARDRIAEYDIRTQGPQAPAATLSGGNQQKVVIARELDRELRLLVAAQPTRGVDVGSIEFIHKRIIETRDSGVPVIVVSTELDEVTALADRIAVMYRGAIVGVVPGDTPRDILGLMMAGASDPEVAA, from the coding sequence ATGAAGCTCGAGCTTCGCGGAATCACCAAGCGGTTCGGCAGCCTCGTCGCCAACGACCGGATCGATCTCACCGTGGAGCCCGGTGAGATCCATGCGCTGCTGGGCGAGAACGGTGCCGGCAAGTCCACGCTGATGAACGTCCTCTACGGCCTGTACCAGGCCGACGAGGGCGAGATCCTGCTCGACGGGGTGCCGCAGCACTTCCGCGGGCCGGGTGACGCGATGGCGGCGGGCATCGGCATGGTGCACCAGCACTTCATGCTGATCCCGGTGTTCACCGTCGCCGAGAACGTCATGCTCGGCCACGAGTCGACCAAGGGGCTGGGTGGGCTCGACCTCGCCGCCGCCCGCGCGCACGTGCGTGCCGTGGCCGACCGGTTCGGATTCGACGTCGATCCGGATGCCACCGTGGGCGACCTCCCCGTGGGCGTTCAGCAGCGCGTCGAGATCATCAAGGCGCTCTCGCGCGACGCCAAGGTGCTCGTCTTCGACGAGCCGACGGCGGTGCTCACCCCGCAGGAGACCGACGAGCTGATGACGATCATGCGTCAGCTGCGCGACGAGGGCACCTCGATCGTCTTCATCACCCACAAGCTGCGCGAGGTGCGCGAAGTCGCTGACCGCATCACCGTCATCCGCCTCGGCGCGGTCGTCGGCGCGGCCGCGCCGACCGCCTCCAACACCGAGCTCGCCTCCCTCATGGTGGGCCGTGCGGTCGAGCTGACCGTGCAGAAGCAGCCGCCGCGCCTGGGCGAAGGAGGACTCGAGGTGCGCGACCTCCGCGTGCTCACCCACCACGGCGCCATCGTCGTCGACGCCGTCTCGTTCGACGTGCGCCCCGGTGAGGTGCTCGCGATCGCCGGCGTGCAGGGCAACGGCCAGACCGAGCTGGTCGAGGCCATCGTCGGCCTCGCCGGCCGCGTCGAAGGCTCCATCAGCCTCGACGGCACCGAGCTCGTGGGCCGGAGCGTGCGTGGCATCCTCGACGCCGGCGTGGGGTTCGTCCCCGAGGACCGCAACGAGGACGGCTTGGTGGGTGAGTTCTCCGTCGCCGAGAACCTCATCCTGGACCGCTCGTCCGACCGCGCCTTCGTGCGCTGGGGCACGATCATGCGCAAGACCCTCGACCGGTTCGCGCGCGACCGCATCGCCGAGTACGACATCCGCACGCAGGGCCCGCAGGCTCCCGCGGCGACCCTCTCCGGAGGCAACCAGCAGAAGGTCGTCATTGCCCGCGAACTCGATCGCGAGCTGCGGCTGCTGGTGGCCGCCCAGCCGACCCGAGGCGTCGATGTCGGCTCCATCGAATTCATCCACAAGCGCATCATCGAGACGCGCGACAGCGGCGTGCCGGTGATCGTCGTGTCGACCGAGCTCGACGAGGTGACCGCGCTCGCCGATCGCATCGCCGTGATGTACCGCGGCGCGATCGTCGGCGTCGTCCCCGGCGACACCCCGCGCGACATCCTCGGCCTCATGATGGCCGGCGCCAGCGACCCGGAGGTGGCAGCATGA
- a CDS encoding ABC transporter permease gives MTGTTPGADDVTQGLPPEQLPPVKSPLAGEPQVPPPPRTNVFIKDLLRGSAFTTILAIVLALVVGGILIALTDEDVQEAAGYFFARPGDTFAAIWSAVYGGYEALFRGAVFNPRGADFAAQIRPLTSSLGFAAPLIAAGLGVALAFRVGLFNIGARGQMLVGAIFAALFAFNLDLPFWLHMPLTMLAGIIGGALWGGIVGVLKARTGAHEVILTIMLNYVAYYLLLWMIRTPGLLQKPGTNQPITSATPETAQFPELFGSAFPLLDWGFVMVIIATIAVWWIVEFSSLGMRLRAVGENPHAARAAGINVKRIYVYAMLFAGGLAGLAAMNQIQGSVTTGFSGSIDAGIGFDAITVALLGRSRAWGTFAAGILFGALKSGSFSMQAQGIPVDIVLVVQALIVLFIAAPPLLRAVFFLPKTEAEKAAKARAKSAKKAVAA, from the coding sequence ATGACCGGCACGACACCCGGTGCCGACGACGTGACACAGGGGCTGCCCCCCGAGCAGCTGCCTCCTGTCAAGAGCCCGCTGGCGGGGGAGCCCCAGGTTCCGCCGCCGCCGCGCACCAACGTCTTCATCAAGGACCTCCTGCGCGGCAGCGCGTTCACCACGATCCTCGCGATCGTGCTGGCGTTGGTCGTCGGCGGCATCCTCATCGCCCTCACCGACGAAGATGTGCAAGAGGCGGCCGGCTACTTCTTCGCCCGTCCCGGCGACACGTTCGCCGCGATCTGGAGCGCCGTCTACGGCGGCTACGAGGCCCTCTTCCGCGGCGCGGTGTTCAACCCGCGCGGGGCGGATTTCGCCGCGCAGATCCGTCCCTTGACCAGCTCCCTGGGGTTCGCAGCTCCCCTCATCGCCGCCGGACTCGGCGTGGCGCTGGCGTTCCGCGTGGGCCTGTTCAACATCGGCGCCCGCGGTCAGATGCTGGTCGGCGCGATCTTCGCGGCGCTGTTCGCCTTCAATCTCGACCTGCCGTTCTGGCTGCACATGCCGCTGACGATGCTCGCCGGCATCATCGGGGGCGCCCTGTGGGGCGGGATCGTGGGTGTGCTGAAGGCGCGCACGGGCGCGCATGAAGTGATCCTCACGATCATGCTCAACTACGTCGCCTACTACCTGCTGCTGTGGATGATCCGCACGCCCGGCCTGCTGCAGAAGCCGGGCACCAACCAGCCGATCACTTCGGCCACACCCGAGACGGCGCAGTTCCCCGAGCTCTTCGGGTCTGCCTTCCCGCTGCTGGACTGGGGCTTCGTGATGGTGATCATCGCGACGATCGCCGTCTGGTGGATCGTGGAGTTCTCCAGCCTCGGCATGCGCCTGCGCGCCGTGGGGGAGAACCCGCACGCAGCGCGCGCGGCGGGCATCAACGTCAAGCGCATCTACGTCTACGCGATGCTCTTCGCCGGAGGGCTGGCGGGCCTGGCCGCGATGAACCAGATCCAGGGGTCGGTGACCACCGGCTTCTCCGGTTCGATCGACGCCGGCATCGGCTTCGACGCCATCACCGTCGCCCTCCTCGGCCGCAGTCGCGCGTGGGGCACCTTCGCCGCCGGCATCCTGTTCGGCGCGCTGAAGTCCGGGTCCTTCTCGATGCAGGCGCAGGGGATCCCCGTCGACATCGTGCTGGTCGTTCAGGCGCTCATCGTGCTGTTCATCGCGGCCCCGCCGCTGCTGCGGGCGGTGTTCTTCCTGCCCAAGACCGAAGCGGAGAAGGCAGCCAAGGCCCGAGCCAAGTCAGCGAAGAAGGCGGTGGCCGCATGA
- a CDS encoding ABC transporter permease, producing MSALAPTASNPGALPLGTVKERHLKVPVVLALATVLLAALFFFAPRDGISTFRLGDASSAIALPNVELPTATTSWLLVVLLLALTAWAAWDAWSYRRPPLWLVIVFAVLGVFAFLVWAAAGGLVPVTGLLFGAISLSVPLVFGALGGVIGERVGVVNVAIEGQLLLGAFSAALLSSVTGNPFIGLIGAMIGGVLVAFVLAAFAIKYLVDQVIVGVVLNVLVTGLTGFLYGALLVPNENELNQPVRFTRLEIPLLSDIPIIGPVLFNQTFLVYLMYITVAVVAWGLYRTRWGLRLRAVGEHPQAADTVGIKVNMSRFWNVSLAGAIAGIGGAYFTLVSVPQFGKEMTAGLGFIALAAVIFGRWDPIRAALAALLFGFATNLQNLLTVLGTPIPSEFMLMLPYVVTIIAVAGFAGQIRGPAAAGKPYIKG from the coding sequence ATGAGCGCGCTCGCTCCCACGGCGTCGAACCCCGGCGCCCTCCCGCTCGGCACGGTCAAGGAGCGGCACCTGAAGGTGCCGGTCGTCCTGGCCCTGGCCACGGTGCTGCTGGCTGCGCTGTTCTTCTTCGCCCCCCGCGACGGGATCAGCACCTTCCGGCTCGGCGACGCGTCGTCGGCGATCGCCCTTCCCAACGTGGAGCTGCCCACCGCCACCACCAGCTGGCTGCTCGTGGTGCTGCTGCTCGCCCTGACGGCATGGGCGGCGTGGGATGCCTGGTCGTACCGCCGCCCGCCGCTGTGGCTGGTCATCGTCTTCGCGGTGCTCGGGGTGTTCGCCTTCCTCGTGTGGGCGGCCGCGGGCGGACTCGTGCCGGTCACGGGGCTGCTGTTCGGGGCGATCTCCCTCTCGGTGCCGCTGGTCTTCGGCGCGCTGGGCGGGGTCATCGGCGAGCGGGTGGGCGTGGTCAACGTCGCCATCGAGGGGCAGCTGCTGCTGGGCGCCTTCTCGGCGGCGCTGCTTTCGAGCGTCACGGGCAACCCCTTCATCGGCCTGATCGGCGCGATGATCGGCGGTGTGCTGGTCGCCTTCGTGCTGGCCGCCTTCGCGATCAAGTACCTCGTCGACCAGGTGATCGTCGGCGTCGTGCTGAACGTGCTGGTCACCGGCCTGACCGGCTTCCTCTACGGCGCGCTGCTCGTGCCCAACGAGAACGAGCTCAACCAGCCCGTGCGCTTCACGCGGCTCGAGATCCCGCTGCTCAGCGATATCCCGATCATCGGACCGGTGCTGTTCAACCAGACGTTCCTGGTGTACCTCATGTACATCACCGTCGCCGTGGTGGCGTGGGGCCTGTACCGCACCCGCTGGGGCCTGCGCCTGCGCGCGGTGGGCGAGCACCCGCAGGCTGCCGACACCGTCGGCATCAAGGTCAACATGTCCCGTTTCTGGAACGTGTCGCTGGCGGGCGCCATCGCCGGCATCGGCGGGGCGTACTTCACCCTGGTGTCGGTGCCGCAGTTCGGCAAGGAGATGACCGCGGGTCTCGGCTTCATCGCCCTGGCCGCGGTGATCTTCGGCCGGTGGGACCCCATCCGCGCCGCCCTCGCGGCGCTGCTGTTCGGCTTCGCCACCAACCTGCAGAATCTGCTGACGGTGCTGGGCACGCCGATCCCGAGCGAGTTCATGCTCATGCTGCCCTACGTCGTCACCATCATCGCCGTGGCCGGTTTCGCCGGCCAGATCCGCGGACCCGCGGCAGCCGGCAAGCCGTACATCAAGGGATGA
- a CDS encoding cytidine deaminase: protein MTDIDWDHLRAVATEAMERAYAPYSRYRVGAAALVTDGRVVAGCNVENASYGVGLCAECALVGDLQMSGGGQLVAFVCVNNDGQTIMPCGRCRQLLNEFALPGMLLETVSGIRTIDEVLPDAFGPRDLEEVSR, encoded by the coding sequence ATGACCGACATCGATTGGGACCATCTCCGCGCCGTCGCGACGGAGGCCATGGAGCGGGCGTACGCCCCCTACTCCCGGTATCGGGTGGGCGCCGCCGCGCTCGTGACCGACGGGCGGGTGGTGGCCGGCTGCAACGTCGAGAACGCCTCCTACGGGGTGGGCCTGTGCGCAGAGTGCGCCCTCGTGGGTGACCTGCAGATGTCCGGCGGCGGCCAACTCGTCGCGTTCGTCTGCGTCAACAACGACGGCCAGACGATCATGCCGTGCGGACGCTGCCGTCAGCTGCTCAATGAATTCGCCCTGCCGGGCATGCTGCTGGAGACCGTCTCCGGCATCCGCACGATCGACGAGGTCCTGCCCGACGCGTTCGGGCCGCGCGACCTCGAGGAAGTTTCACGATGA
- a CDS encoding thymidine phosphorylase, producing the protein MTTENEPFDAVDVIRAKRDGGAVPEPALRWMVDAFTRGYVAESQMAAFAMAVLLNGMQRDEIRVLTDAMIASGERMSFAALGKPTVDKHSTGGVGDKITLPLAPLVASFGVAVPQLSGRGLGHTGGTLDKLESIPGWRAALTNDELFAQLRDIGAVICAAGSGLAPADKKLYALRDVTGTVEAIPLIASSIMSKKIAEGTDALVLDVKFGGGAFMRDVEKARELARTMVALGTDSGVATTALLTDMNTPLGLAIGNANEVRESVEVLAGGGPADVVELTVALAREMLALAGQPDADVEAALRDGRAMDTWRAMIRAQDGDPDAPLPVARETHTVTATAGGFVTRLDALPFGIAAWRLGAGRARAQDPVVHAAGIDLHVKPGDTVTEGQPLFTLLADDDKRFARALDALDDAWEIGATAPTATPLVLERITA; encoded by the coding sequence ATGACCACCGAGAACGAACCGTTCGACGCCGTCGACGTCATCCGGGCCAAGCGTGACGGGGGCGCCGTCCCCGAGCCCGCACTGCGCTGGATGGTCGACGCCTTCACACGCGGCTACGTCGCGGAATCGCAGATGGCCGCCTTCGCGATGGCGGTGCTCCTCAACGGCATGCAGCGCGACGAGATCCGCGTTCTCACCGACGCCATGATCGCCTCGGGTGAGCGCATGAGCTTCGCCGCCCTCGGCAAGCCGACCGTCGACAAGCACTCCACCGGCGGTGTCGGCGACAAGATCACCCTGCCGCTCGCGCCGCTCGTGGCATCCTTCGGCGTCGCCGTACCGCAGCTCTCGGGACGCGGCCTCGGTCACACCGGAGGGACGCTGGACAAGCTCGAGTCGATCCCCGGCTGGCGCGCAGCCCTCACCAACGACGAGCTGTTCGCGCAGCTACGCGACATCGGTGCGGTCATCTGCGCTGCGGGCTCGGGCCTGGCCCCCGCCGACAAGAAGCTCTACGCGCTGCGCGATGTCACCGGCACCGTCGAGGCCATTCCGCTCATCGCGTCGAGCATCATGTCGAAGAAGATCGCCGAAGGCACCGACGCGCTCGTGCTCGACGTGAAGTTCGGCGGCGGCGCGTTCATGCGCGATGTCGAGAAGGCCCGCGAGCTCGCCCGCACGATGGTGGCGCTCGGCACCGACTCGGGCGTCGCGACCACTGCGCTCCTCACCGACATGAACACTCCGCTCGGCCTCGCGATCGGCAACGCCAACGAGGTGCGGGAGTCTGTCGAGGTGCTCGCCGGCGGCGGCCCCGCCGATGTGGTCGAGCTCACCGTGGCCCTCGCCCGCGAGATGCTCGCCCTCGCGGGCCAGCCCGACGCCGACGTCGAAGCGGCGCTGCGCGACGGCCGGGCGATGGACACATGGCGTGCCATGATCCGCGCCCAGGACGGCGACCCGGACGCACCGCTGCCGGTCGCCCGCGAGACCCACACCGTCACCGCGACCGCCGGGGGCTTCGTCACCCGTCTCGACGCGCTCCCCTTCGGGATCGCCGCGTGGCGGCTGGGGGCGGGTCGCGCCCGCGCGCAGGACCCGGTCGTCCACGCCGCCGGCATCGACCTGCACGTCAAGCCCGGCGACACGGTCACCGAGGGGCAGCCGCTGTTCACCCTGCTGGCCGACGACGACAAGCGGTTCGCCCGCGCGCTCGACGCCCTCGACGACGCGTGGGAGATCGGCGCCACCGCTCCGACGGCCACGCCGCTCGTGCTCGAGCGCATCACCGCCTGA
- a CDS encoding adenosine deaminase, which yields MGMDQNDDVRLQGVSIRELPKVSLHDHLDGAVRPATIIELADATGVPIPETDADALAEWFEERSDSGSLVEYLKTFDVTTAVMQTREGLTRVAREFVEDLAADGVVYGEVRWAPEQHLQGGLSLDEAVEAVQEGIEEGEDAVEATGRDIRVGQLLTAMRHTDRSLEIARLAVAHRTRGAVGFDIAGPEDGFPASNHREAFDYLAAHFFPVTVHAGEAAGLDSIRSALIDGRALRLGHGVRLAEDLEVISREGEEVFVQLGDLSRWVRDREIPLELSPSSNLQTGAIERWGKELADHPFDLLYQLGFSVTVNVDNRTQSRTSLTRELALLAEAFEYDLDDLEAFQLNAAAAAFLTVEEREELIEIIAEGFAR from the coding sequence ATGGGCATGGACCAGAACGACGACGTCCGGCTGCAGGGAGTCTCGATCCGCGAGCTCCCGAAGGTCTCGCTGCACGACCATCTCGACGGCGCTGTGCGCCCGGCGACGATCATCGAACTCGCCGACGCGACCGGTGTGCCGATCCCCGAGACCGACGCCGACGCGCTGGCGGAATGGTTCGAGGAGCGCAGCGACTCGGGCTCGCTCGTGGAGTATCTGAAGACCTTCGACGTCACCACCGCGGTCATGCAGACGCGCGAGGGTCTCACCCGGGTGGCGCGGGAGTTCGTCGAGGACCTCGCCGCCGACGGCGTGGTGTACGGCGAGGTGCGATGGGCGCCGGAGCAGCACCTGCAAGGCGGGCTGTCACTGGACGAGGCCGTCGAGGCCGTGCAGGAGGGCATCGAAGAGGGTGAGGATGCCGTCGAGGCGACCGGTCGCGACATCCGCGTCGGCCAGCTCCTCACGGCGATGCGCCACACCGACCGTTCGCTCGAGATCGCCCGGCTCGCCGTCGCCCACCGCACGCGCGGCGCCGTCGGCTTCGACATCGCCGGTCCCGAGGACGGCTTCCCCGCGTCGAACCACCGTGAGGCGTTCGACTACCTCGCGGCCCACTTCTTCCCCGTCACAGTGCACGCCGGTGAAGCGGCCGGGCTCGACTCGATCCGCTCGGCGCTCATCGACGGCCGCGCGTTGCGCCTCGGCCACGGTGTGCGGCTCGCCGAGGACCTCGAGGTCATCTCGCGCGAGGGCGAAGAGGTCTTCGTCCAGCTCGGTGACCTCTCCCGGTGGGTGCGCGACCGCGAGATCCCGCTGGAGCTGTCGCCGTCGTCGAACCTGCAGACAGGTGCCATCGAGCGCTGGGGCAAGGAGCTGGCCGACCACCCGTTCGACCTGCTGTACCAGCTGGGATTCTCCGTCACGGTGAACGTCGACAACCGCACGCAGAGCCGCACCTCGCTCACTCGCGAGCTGGCACTGCTGGCCGAGGCCTTCGAGTACGACCTCGACGACCTCGAGGCGTTCCAGCTGAACGCCGCCGCCGCCGCCTTCCTGACGGTGGAAGAGCGCGAGGAGCTCATCGAGATCATCGCCGAGGGTTTCGCCCGCTGA
- a CDS encoding type IV toxin-antitoxin system AbiEi family antitoxin domain-containing protein: MLRQPPPTSPDVPMRFLSTRELALHGVGRQRVRRGLQDGSLLRVRRGRYLLAGCHPDIVRAARLGVRVDCLSLLALLGVFVMDHNRLHVQATNGASRLPPRPPDVVCHWRPSSAEPTRLMTDVVEALAQACRCQGPREAIATLDSAWYRGIVDEKGVAAVFALLPRRFQRLRPLLDPRCESGPETIMRLLLRGLGCTVEIQVSISGVGRVDLVVDGWLIIECDSEAHHAGWEAHKRDRRRDLAAAALGYTTVRPIAEDILYRREQMLAQLKQILAVGPTTPRAQLPKRVPAR; the protein is encoded by the coding sequence ATGCTCCGACAACCGCCGCCCACCTCCCCCGACGTCCCGATGCGGTTCCTGAGCACCCGGGAGCTCGCCTTGCACGGGGTCGGTCGGCAACGGGTGCGGCGCGGCCTGCAGGACGGCTCGCTGCTGCGCGTGCGGCGCGGGCGGTATCTGCTCGCCGGGTGCCACCCCGACATCGTGCGCGCGGCTCGCTTGGGGGTCCGGGTCGACTGCTTGTCACTCCTCGCGCTTCTCGGCGTCTTCGTCATGGACCACAACCGGCTGCACGTGCAGGCGACCAACGGCGCGAGTCGACTGCCGCCACGGCCGCCGGATGTCGTCTGCCACTGGCGGCCGTCGTCCGCTGAGCCGACCCGCCTCATGACCGATGTGGTCGAGGCCCTCGCACAGGCCTGCCGCTGCCAAGGACCGCGCGAGGCGATCGCGACGCTCGACAGCGCCTGGTACCGCGGCATCGTCGACGAGAAGGGTGTGGCCGCCGTCTTCGCGCTCCTCCCCCGGCGGTTCCAGCGGCTGCGGCCGCTGCTTGATCCCCGTTGCGAGTCCGGTCCGGAGACGATCATGCGGCTGCTGCTGCGCGGCCTCGGCTGCACCGTCGAGATACAGGTCTCGATATCCGGCGTCGGCCGCGTCGATCTCGTCGTCGACGGATGGCTGATCATCGAATGCGACAGCGAGGCGCACCACGCCGGGTGGGAGGCGCACAAGCGCGACCGCCGCCGCGACCTGGCCGCCGCCGCGCTCGGCTATACGACCGTGCGCCCGATCGCCGAGGACATCCTGTACCGGCGGGAGCAGATGCTCGCGCAGCTGAAGCAGATTCTGGCCGTCGGCCCGACCACGCCCCGGGCGCAACTCCCCAAACGCGTCCCAGCTCGGTGA
- a CDS encoding alpha/beta hydrolase, whose product MLWWVLGSLAGLLVLAVVGVVIWSQVGVMAAESDPLDAVRADERITVTDDSAAIVLSPADGDSDTGLVFIPGAKVDPWAYAALLAGAAAENDRTVVITKPWLNLAFFDPRGLDTFTDLAPGVDTWIVGGHSLGGVRACQLADDADGLALFASYCATDLSDSDLPVLSLAGSEDGLSTPQKIADARGLLPADAELVEIDGASHASFGDYGAQPGDGEPTISDEDMRALVAEELGGLAASSAP is encoded by the coding sequence GTGCTGTGGTGGGTGCTCGGGTCCCTCGCCGGGCTGCTGGTCCTCGCCGTGGTCGGCGTCGTGATCTGGAGCCAGGTCGGTGTCATGGCCGCGGAGTCCGACCCCCTGGACGCGGTGCGCGCGGACGAGCGCATCACCGTGACCGACGACTCTGCGGCGATCGTGCTCTCCCCCGCCGACGGCGACTCCGACACCGGCCTGGTGTTCATCCCCGGCGCCAAGGTCGACCCGTGGGCTTACGCCGCGCTGCTGGCCGGCGCCGCCGCGGAGAACGACCGGACGGTGGTCATCACCAAGCCGTGGCTGAACCTGGCGTTCTTCGACCCGCGAGGGCTCGACACCTTCACCGACCTCGCGCCGGGCGTCGACACGTGGATCGTCGGCGGCCATTCCCTGGGCGGCGTGCGGGCGTGCCAGCTGGCCGACGACGCCGACGGGCTCGCCCTCTTCGCCTCGTACTGCGCGACGGATCTGTCCGACTCCGACCTGCCGGTGCTGAGCCTGGCGGGCAGCGAGGACGGCCTGTCGACGCCGCAGAAGATCGCCGACGCGCGAGGGTTGCTGCCCGCCGACGCCGAGTTGGTGGAGATCGACGGCGCTTCGCACGCGTCGTTCGGGGACTACGGCGCGCAGCCCGGGGACGGCGAGCCGACGATCAGCGACGAGGACATGCGGGCGCTGGTCGCCGAAGAGCTCGGCGGGCTCGCGGCGTCATCGGCGCCCTGA
- a CDS encoding mannitol-1-phosphate 5-dehydrogenase, with protein MKAVHFGAGNIGRGFVGLLLHEGGYELVFSDVAADLVDAINAADSYTVHEVGEGGTDKVVTNFRAINSQTDPQAVIDEVATADIVTTAVGPTVLRFVAPHIVAGIAMRDPALPPLKVMACENAINATDLLRDEIRAQAEDGWDAIAGHAVFANTAVDRIVPAQAPGEGVDVTVEPFFEWAIEAPPFGGELPSIPGAHFVDDLAPYIERKLFTVNTGHAATAYFGARAGVDTIAAALEESEIVAAVARALSETSALLVAKHGLNPDDLTDYRETILRRFANPALPDTVWRVGRQPLRKLSRHERFVGPAAEAAERGLAVDGLVAAMGAALEFDDPEDPQSVDMQRLLREQDAATFTASVTGLDSDHPLFAPVLAVVTARQRALR; from the coding sequence ATGAAGGCCGTCCACTTCGGCGCCGGCAACATCGGGCGCGGCTTCGTCGGCCTGCTGCTGCACGAGGGCGGCTACGAGCTCGTCTTCTCCGACGTCGCGGCCGACCTCGTCGATGCGATCAACGCCGCCGACTCCTACACCGTGCACGAGGTGGGCGAGGGCGGCACCGACAAGGTGGTCACGAACTTCCGCGCCATCAACAGCCAGACCGACCCGCAGGCGGTCATCGATGAGGTGGCCACGGCTGACATCGTCACCACTGCGGTCGGCCCCACCGTGCTGCGCTTCGTCGCACCGCACATCGTCGCCGGCATCGCGATGCGCGACCCCGCGCTCCCACCGCTGAAGGTCATGGCGTGCGAGAACGCCATCAACGCCACCGACCTGCTGCGCGACGAGATCCGCGCCCAGGCGGAGGATGGCTGGGATGCCATCGCCGGCCACGCCGTCTTCGCCAACACTGCGGTGGACCGCATCGTCCCCGCCCAGGCGCCGGGGGAAGGCGTCGACGTGACCGTCGAGCCCTTCTTCGAGTGGGCCATCGAGGCGCCGCCCTTCGGCGGCGAGCTGCCCTCGATCCCGGGGGCGCATTTCGTGGATGACCTGGCGCCCTACATCGAGCGCAAGCTGTTCACGGTCAACACCGGCCACGCGGCGACGGCCTACTTCGGCGCGCGTGCCGGCGTCGACACGATCGCCGCGGCGCTGGAGGAGTCGGAGATCGTCGCGGCCGTCGCCCGGGCGCTGTCGGAGACGTCGGCGCTGCTGGTCGCCAAGCACGGCCTCAACCCGGACGACCTCACCGACTACCGCGAGACGATCCTGCGACGCTTCGCCAACCCCGCGCTCCCCGACACCGTGTGGCGCGTGGGACGGCAGCCGCTGCGCAAGCTCTCCCGGCACGAGCGGTTCGTCGGGCCCGCTGCGGAGGCGGCCGAGCGCGGCCTCGCCGTCGACGGCCTCGTGGCCGCGATGGGCGCCGCGCTGGAGTTCGACGACCCCGAGGACCCGCAGTCGGTCGACATGCAGCGGCTGCTGCGCGAACAGGATGCCGCGACCTTCACGGCATCCGTCACGGGTCTCGACTCGGACCACCCGCTGTTCGCTCCCGTGCTGGCCGTCGTCACGGCCCGACAGCGCGCGCTGCGTTGA
- a CDS encoding PTS sugar transporter subunit IIA, producing MAREVLNVGQVRIHPGSVSREDAMKEAADILQAAGAVTGAYYDAMQQREETVSTYMGNELAIPHGTNETKETILDSALSVVRYDGGVDWDGNPVTFVVGIAGKGDEHLEILSQIALVFSDEDEVAKLKQAQTPEELYTLLSTVNAS from the coding sequence ATGGCACGCGAGGTGCTGAACGTAGGACAGGTCCGCATCCACCCGGGCTCGGTGAGCCGCGAGGACGCGATGAAGGAGGCCGCCGACATCCTCCAGGCGGCGGGGGCTGTGACCGGCGCCTACTACGACGCGATGCAGCAGCGCGAGGAGACCGTCTCGACCTACATGGGCAACGAGCTGGCCATCCCCCACGGCACGAATGAGACCAAGGAGACGATCCTGGACTCGGCACTGTCGGTCGTCCGCTACGACGGCGGCGTGGACTGGGACGGCAACCCCGTGACCTTCGTCGTCGGCATTGCCGGCAAGGGCGACGAGCACCTCGAGATCCTGTCGCAGATCGCCCTGGTGTTCTCCGACGAGGACGAGGTGGCCAAGCTCAAGCAGGCGCAGACGCCGGAAGAGCTGTACACCCTCCTCTCGACGGTCAACGCATCATGA